From the Leptolyngbyaceae cyanobacterium genome, the window ATTGTTAGAGTTAGCCCATTATTTAGGTACAGACCGACCATTCTACGGTCTGGCAGCATCTGGAGTGGACGGAAAGCGAGAACCTTTAAAAACTATAGAAGATATGGCCGCCTGCTACATCCAAGCCATCTTTGCAGTTCAACCATCAGGGCTATACTTTCTGGGCGGTTACTCTCTGGGTGGCAGAATAGCTTTTGAAATGGCTCAACAATTGCAACAACAGGGACATCAAGTTGCTTTACTAGCTATTTTGGACATCCCAGCCCTACTTCCCAGATTAAATATTACCCTAGCTAATCATCACGGTCACTGGACAAAGCTCTTGTCCAATCTCACACAGAAGAGGTTTGGCAAAAATTTGCCGATTGACAACGAACAACTCCAAAAGCTCGATCCACAACAACAATTAGACTATTTATTGGAGATACTCAAAGCTGCTAACTCGATCTCTTCAGATTCAGAACAACAAATGATTCGGCGAATCCTGCAAGTTTGGAGATGCCATTTTGAAGCTGGAGTGACCTACAAACCAAAAGTTTACCCAGGCAAAATCACCCTGTTTCAAGCCACCCAAGAAGACCCTCTAGATACGGAAGTGTTTGCTAAAAGAGTGAAGGAGTACGCACTGGGTTGGAGTGAGTTAACAACCGAACCGATCGAAATTCATTATGTACCGGGTTACCACAGCACAATACTCAAAGATCCGCATTGCCTGGTGCTAGCAGATAAATTGAAATCCTGTCTGGAACTGGCACGAGTGAGTTGAAATAAGTCTATCTATTCCAGTGCGATCTAAACTCCTTTCACATCAAAAAAACTAGGAAAAAAAGAGATGAACAGTTCACAAGAGCAATCAAAAGAGACAGTTGACGAACGGAGTTTGTCCATAAAATGGTGGGTGCTTCTGGGTATTGCCATTGGGGAATTCATGTATGCTTTAGATACCCTGATTGTTAACATTGCCCTGCCTGTATTAGAGCGAGATCTCCACGCTAGCTTTGCTGCCATTCAATGGATACCTTTAAGCTAT encodes:
- a CDS encoding thioesterase domain-containing protein, translated to MEQLLAYLDSLNVKLWVEGDRLCYKAPLGVISLEGLEKLQKYKTQIIPFLQKDRQKFNLVQEKDRSWSPLVGIQTAGVKPPFFCVHPLSGNILELLELAHYLGTDRPFYGLAASGVDGKREPLKTIEDMAACYIQAIFAVQPSGLYFLGGYSLGGRIAFEMAQQLQQQGHQVALLAILDIPALLPRLNITLANHHGHWTKLLSNLTQKRFGKNLPIDNEQLQKLDPQQQLDYLLEILKAANSISSDSEQQMIRRILQVWRCHFEAGVTYKPKVYPGKITLFQATQEDPLDTEVFAKRVKEYALGWSELTTEPIEIHYVPGYHSTILKDPHCLVLADKLKSCLELARVS